One Coffea arabica cultivar ET-39 chromosome 5c, Coffea Arabica ET-39 HiFi, whole genome shotgun sequence DNA window includes the following coding sequences:
- the LOC113690875 gene encoding MLO-like protein 11 yields MAENAQESRSLALTPTWSVASVLTIFVAVSLLVERSIHRLCNWLRKTNRKPLLAAVEKMKEELMLLGFISLLLTATASTISNICIPSKFYDSIFAPCSRNEIDEEMEESNLKHRKLLAAFLRPHSYRRVLNGMNQNTCKENHEPFVSYEGLEQLHRFIFLMAITHISYSCLTMLLAIVKIHTWREWEDEARRVHHHTLTEITRAMTMRRQSTFVRAHTSNPLTRNGLVVWVICFFRQFGRSVVRADYLTLRKGFLMNHNLTSNYDFHSYMVRSMEEEFQRIVGVSGPLWGFVVAFMLFNVKGSNLYFWIASIPIALVLLVGTKLQHIIATLALESAGISVFHPQGRLKPRDELFWFKKPQLLLSLIHFILFQNAFELASFFWFWWQFGYNSCFIKNHMLVYLRLILGFAGQFLCSYSTLPLYALVTQMGSNYKAALIPQRIRETIHGWGKEARRKRRLGIFTDDSTIRTETSTVASLDEDDQQLLDSPRPAPVATEIELQPPTIIITDHSPTPNENSSRIGTPLLRPSATVSSTLSPRLMPEMVTRSNSMPTRKDERE; encoded by the exons ATGGCGGAAAATGCACAGGAATCCAGGTCATTGGCCCTGACTCCGACATGGTCCGTTGCTTCTGTACTGACTATCTTTGTTGCCGTTTCACTGCTTGTGGAGCGATCCATTCACCGGTTATGCAAT TGGTTGAGGAAAACTAATCGGAAACCTTTGCTTGCAGCTgttgaaaaaatgaaagaag AGTTGATGCTTCTTGGCTTTATATCTCTCCTACTCACAGCCACAGCAAGCACTATATCCAATATTTGCATACCATCAAAGTTCTACGATAGTATTTTTGCTCCCTGCAGTaggaatgaaattgatgaagaaaTGGAGGAGAGCAACTTGAAGCATCGTAAACTTTTGGCAGCTTTTCTACGTCCTCACTCATACAGGAGAGTGTTGAATGGCATGAATCAGAATACCTGCAAAGAG AATCATGAACCGTTTGTCTCGTATGAAGGTCTTGAGCAACTGCATCGCTTCATCTTTCTCATGGCAATCACGCATATATCTTACAGCTGCTTAACAATGTTGCTGGCAATTGTAAAG ATCCACACTTGGAGGGAATGGGAGGATGAGGCTCGCAGGGTCCATCATCATACATTAACCG AGATCACTCGAGCAATGACAATGCGAAGGCAATCAACATTTGTTAGAGCCCATACATCAAATCCCTTGACCAGGAATGGTTTAGTTGTTTGGGTG ATTTGTTTTTTCCGGCAATTTGGGCGTTCAGTGGTTCGTGCTGATTACCTGACTCTCCGCAAGGGGTTTCTCATG AACCACAACCTTACATCAAACTATGATTTTCACAGCTATATGGTTCGATCCATGGAGGAAGAATTCCAAAGGATAGTTGGTGTGAG TGGCCCACTCTGGGGGTTTGTTGTGGCTTTCATGTTGTTCAATGTCAAAG GATCGAATCTTTATTTTTGGATTGCATCGATCCCAATTGCT CTTGTTTTGCTTGTGGGCACAAAGCTGCAGCATATTATTGCAACATTGGCTTTGGAGAGTGCTGGAATTAGTGTATTTCACCCCCAAGGAAGGTTAAAGCCGCGAGATGAACTTTTTTGGTTCAAGAAGCCACAACTATTGTTGTCCTTAATTCATTTTATTCTCTTCCAG AATGCGTTTGAGCTGGCGTCCTTTTTCTGGTTCTGG TGGCAATTTGGATATAATTCATGCTTTATTAAGAACCACATGCTTGTGTATCTACGGCTAATTCTGGG GTTTGCAGGACAGTTTCTGTGCAGCTATAGCACCTTGCCGCTCTATGCTCTTGTGACTCAG ATGGGTTCAAACTACAAGGCAGCGTTAATTCCCCAGAGAATACGAGAGACGATCCATGGTTGGGGCAAGGAAGCAAGGAGGAAAAGAAGGTTGGGCATTTTCACTGATGATTCGACTATCAGAACAGAGACGAGCACAGTAGCATCCCTTGATGAAGATGACCAACAGTTGCTAGACAGCCCTCGACCTGCACCTGTTGCCACTGAAATTGAGTTACAGCCACCCACCATCATAATTACTGATCATTCTCCAACTCCTAATGAAAATTCAAGCAGGATTGGTACGCCTCTCCTTCGACCTTCGGCTACCGTATCTTCCACACTTTCTCCTAGACTTATGCCAGAAATGGTTACGAGATCAAATTCAATGCCTACAAGAAAGGATGAAAGAGAGTGA